From one Luteolibacter sp. SL250 genomic stretch:
- a CDS encoding oligosaccharide flippase family protein: MSLVNKLVRGASTNVLEHGLKMVVMFVTTPLMIRCLGKEDYGTWLLAIAIITYFRLLDLGVSFAGARFLGTALGAKDREEYRSLVCHLFRFFTRLGVASIVLTVLTVWGLPLFIRDGDTLSTMRILVAGLGVSTAIRFFTRIYEVVLKSHVRYDLIGLSSILKTILQAALVITLLLMGHGLMVLLVAHVLIDVFDQLLLIRFARSVEKDLRLKGAEKEGSGAGELIRYSATAMMTSAGHSLRQGMDPMIVTHVSGVASLPQYMVGTRLLGVFVDIINAVFGGGLTAAFSQLYGRGDLEMLNQRFLQAIRYSTVLAMLGGCGLMMFGPAFILRWVGDGFAVSGSVVLILAPVTVLFLCQYPAWSLFYCQNKQQWLAVLTLVGGVLNLGLSFLLAWKLGWMGVVWATCVEMTLAYGLVMPWLVRRIGVPMKGYFLGIFVPGAGVVAASAMYWFFLRKWITPDYVRLLVVGLGYLAVMGGVIWFLIFTASERNQMWRSVRSGK, translated from the coding sequence TTGTCACTCGTCAACAAACTGGTCAGGGGTGCGTCGACCAACGTCCTTGAGCATGGTCTGAAAATGGTGGTGATGTTTGTCACCACCCCTCTTATGATTCGTTGCTTGGGGAAGGAGGACTATGGCACATGGCTTCTGGCCATCGCCATCATCACTTACTTCCGGCTGCTCGATCTTGGTGTATCATTCGCCGGGGCCCGGTTTCTCGGGACTGCCCTGGGGGCAAAGGATCGGGAGGAATACCGGTCGCTGGTTTGCCATCTTTTCCGATTTTTCACCCGGTTGGGGGTGGCTTCCATCGTTTTGACGGTTCTCACGGTATGGGGGTTGCCCCTGTTCATCCGGGATGGGGATACATTGTCCACGATGAGGATATTGGTGGCAGGATTGGGTGTTTCCACTGCCATCCGCTTTTTCACCCGGATCTATGAAGTGGTTCTCAAGAGCCATGTCCGGTATGACCTCATCGGCCTATCATCCATCCTGAAAACCATCCTCCAGGCGGCGTTGGTGATCACGCTGCTCCTGATGGGGCACGGTTTGATGGTTTTGCTGGTCGCGCATGTGCTGATCGATGTGTTCGACCAACTCCTGTTGATCCGCTTCGCCAGGAGCGTTGAAAAGGATCTGCGGCTGAAGGGGGCCGAGAAGGAAGGGTCCGGGGCGGGTGAACTGATTCGTTACAGTGCCACTGCCATGATGACGAGTGCCGGCCACAGTTTGAGGCAGGGCATGGATCCGATGATCGTCACCCATGTATCGGGGGTGGCTTCATTGCCACAGTACATGGTGGGGACGCGTTTGCTCGGGGTGTTCGTTGACATCATCAACGCGGTATTCGGGGGAGGGCTGACGGCGGCGTTCAGTCAACTGTACGGGCGGGGAGATCTGGAGATGCTGAACCAGCGGTTCCTGCAAGCGATCCGCTACAGCACCGTTCTGGCCATGCTCGGCGGATGCGGTCTGATGATGTTCGGGCCGGCGTTCATCCTCCGGTGGGTGGGGGACGGGTTCGCGGTTTCCGGGAGCGTCGTTCTGATCCTCGCTCCCGTGACGGTTCTTTTCCTCTGCCAGTATCCGGCATGGAGCCTTTTCTACTGCCAGAACAAGCAGCAGTGGCTTGCGGTTCTGACGCTTGTTGGTGGAGTCCTCAATCTTGGGCTGAGCTTCCTGCTGGCATGGAAGTTGGGTTGGATGGGGGTGGTTTGGGCGACCTGCGTGGAAATGACGCTCGCTTATGGGTTGGTGATGCCGTGGCTGGTCCGTCGCATCGGGGTTCCGATGAAGGGATACTTTCTCGGTATTTTCGTTCCGGGTGCGGGAGTTGTGGCGGCTTCGGCCATGTATTGGTTCTTCCTCCGGAAATGGATCACCCCGGACTATGTTCGACTTCTTGTCGTCGGATTGGGTTACCTCGCCGTCATGGGTGGAGTGATCTGGTTTCTCATCTTCACGGCATCTGAGAGAAACCAGATGTGGCGTTCGGTGAGGTCCGGAAAGTAG
- a CDS encoding polysaccharide biosynthesis/export family protein: MIRKLFLLLQPAVLAVALLAGVGCSGGPSPSGDVPAASAPPIVKQSQSNTIGIGDELEVFVKEDAVFNGTYRVRERGDIIIPDIGRIPVAGMDVESAERRVESYIEKGQIKNATVILDRTSSTTKKSPLSGARQMLVYMTGAVVKPGQHMLTLPEGRSLGVYEAILISGGLGRFADEQNVYITRVDSKGIRHRIPVNTRLIRQGSSADPAIGYGDVVVVPEKVFGF; this comes from the coding sequence GTGATCAGAAAGCTTTTCCTGTTGTTGCAGCCTGCGGTTCTTGCGGTTGCCCTACTGGCTGGAGTCGGTTGTTCGGGCGGGCCATCCCCTTCCGGGGATGTTCCCGCCGCATCGGCGCCGCCTATTGTCAAGCAGAGCCAGAGCAACACCATTGGTATCGGTGATGAACTGGAGGTCTTCGTAAAAGAAGACGCTGTTTTCAACGGTACTTACCGTGTCCGCGAGCGGGGTGACATCATCATTCCGGATATCGGCCGCATCCCGGTTGCCGGTATGGATGTCGAATCCGCGGAGCGCCGCGTCGAGAGCTACATTGAGAAGGGACAGATCAAGAATGCTACGGTGATTCTTGATCGTACCAGCAGCACGACGAAAAAATCTCCGCTGTCCGGTGCCCGGCAAATGCTTGTTTATATGACAGGTGCTGTCGTGAAGCCCGGGCAGCACATGCTCACGCTCCCGGAGGGCAGATCCCTCGGCGTTTATGAAGCCATCCTGATTTCAGGTGGATTGGGCCGCTTTGCCGATGAGCAGAACGTCTATATCACCCGGGTGGATTCAAAAGGAATCAGGCACCGCATTCCCGTCAATACCCGTCTGATCCGCCAGGGCAGCAGCGCTGATCCTGCGATTGGATACGGTGATGTGGTGGTGGTGCCGGAAAAGGTCTTCGGATTCTGA
- a CDS encoding VTT domain-containing protein — protein MAGVFLAWKLGLDGPTVKSAWKGFENFLAPRPWLLFGALVVLPALPIPTGLLLLLAGTVWREQPVAACLICLVALALNMSWTYWLAAGFGRRLIIRLLAWMGMKVPDLHEDNQLWIILLVRLTPGFPFFVQNYVLGLLRVPFRLYLGVSLACNGILSVGVVLGAAGLADRNWMPLVAGVAFLVAGSVLVQKIRGRMRPK, from the coding sequence ATGGCCGGAGTGTTTCTGGCCTGGAAGCTGGGCTTGGACGGACCTACGGTGAAGTCGGCTTGGAAGGGTTTTGAGAACTTCCTGGCACCGCGCCCATGGTTGCTCTTCGGGGCATTGGTCGTGCTGCCCGCCCTGCCTATTCCCACGGGCCTCCTGCTTTTGTTGGCGGGAACCGTATGGAGGGAGCAACCTGTTGCTGCCTGTCTGATCTGTCTGGTTGCCCTCGCCCTCAACATGAGCTGGACCTACTGGTTGGCGGCGGGTTTTGGCAGGAGGCTCATCATCCGGCTGCTGGCCTGGATGGGGATGAAGGTGCCGGACCTGCATGAGGACAACCAACTCTGGATCATCCTGCTGGTCCGTCTGACCCCTGGATTTCCATTTTTCGTCCAGAACTATGTGCTGGGCCTGCTGAGGGTGCCCTTCCGCCTGTATCTCGGGGTTTCATTGGCCTGCAACGGGATTCTCTCCGTCGGAGTGGTCCTTGGTGCGGCGGGGTTGGCCGACCGGAACTGGATGCCCTTGGTGGCAGGAGTGGCGTTTTTGGTCGCCGGATCAGTCTTGGTGCAGAAAATCAGGGGCAGGATGAGGCCCAAGTGA
- a CDS encoding NAD-dependent epimerase/dehydratase family protein — protein MRILVTGGSGFIGSHLVEHFQGSADIIVLDDLRSGYRHNLNGLSHRFIEASVTDRTAVESAMEGVDVVFHLAAMISVPESMNAPCRCAEINVMGLLNVLEAATANGVRKVVFASSAAIYGDDPTVPKIESMMPLPKSPYAITKLDGEYYLEMYQREGRLNTAAIRFFNVFGPRQDPNSAYAAAVPIFIRNALAGKDITIFGDGEQTRDFIHVKDIVAALVHAAENPAVHGTFNAGYGTSMTINDLASRIVRLADSTSKVIHLPERLGDVKHSRASIDKLLATGFRHVSSLERGLEETMAYFRNHQDPPQHPPSP, from the coding sequence ATGCGCATCCTCGTCACCGGTGGTTCCGGCTTCATTGGCAGCCATCTTGTCGAACACTTCCAGGGTTCCGCCGATATCATCGTGCTTGATGATCTCAGATCCGGGTACCGCCACAATCTCAATGGCCTTTCCCATCGCTTCATCGAAGCAAGCGTGACGGACCGGACCGCGGTGGAAAGCGCGATGGAGGGGGTGGACGTGGTGTTCCATCTGGCGGCCATGATTTCGGTCCCCGAGTCGATGAACGCCCCGTGCCGGTGCGCGGAGATCAACGTGATGGGGTTGCTCAATGTCCTGGAGGCCGCCACCGCCAACGGAGTGAGGAAAGTCGTCTTCGCCAGCTCTGCCGCGATCTACGGCGACGATCCGACCGTGCCGAAGATCGAGTCGATGATGCCACTTCCCAAAAGCCCTTACGCCATCACGAAGCTGGACGGGGAATACTACCTGGAGATGTACCAGCGCGAGGGGAGGCTCAATACCGCCGCCATCCGGTTCTTCAACGTCTTCGGACCTCGCCAGGACCCCAACAGCGCTTACGCCGCGGCGGTCCCCATCTTCATCCGGAATGCCCTGGCCGGAAAGGACATCACCATCTTCGGCGACGGGGAACAGACCCGCGACTTCATCCATGTGAAGGACATCGTCGCCGCTCTCGTCCACGCCGCGGAAAATCCTGCAGTCCACGGCACGTTCAATGCGGGCTACGGCACCAGCATGACCATCAACGATCTGGCTTCCCGGATCGTCCGGCTCGCAGACTCCACCTCGAAGGTCATCCACCTGCCCGAGCGCCTGGGGGACGTCAAACACTCCCGGGCCTCGATCGACAAGCTGCTCGCCACGGGTTTCCGTCATGTCAGCTCCCTGGAGCGGGGCCTTGAGGAGACCATGGCCTACTTCCGCAACCACCAGGACCCACCTCAACACCCTCCTTCCCCATGA
- a CDS encoding ATP-binding protein has translation MTMDVRTLFVAVSVACLVNVIAISVVWMANRKVPGVGIWTLGAIFTCLGLPLFLFQGLLENRLITHVLPNVLHGSAILCYLTGVIQFREKQVRWRWLVISGVIPLSVIFWYLFVEDNQAIRVKVASAWAAAVYLVTAVLIWRDRREGMRFSTRMAALGFAIAGAGMGYRMFTWVRQPLQSWVSGTSWENASLALAALAMTFLWIFSVLFLVNQYHIREVAMRSEERHAMEQQLLEARHEIDREKARRVREIVARELHDGIGGITATMAMLASLGRVEAEGEISEIFSNFEEMALKGSREIQGLMTSVEHEVFRWPDWLRDLESYSRKIMTMAGISFDWKVEGPVPDGIIHDAQSAASLMKVAFEAAHNMVRHSGAKEGGIHVVFGEDHLSMVIFDNGRGISVTSGQGRGMGNMRRRMEEMGGSFSLRAGVGTRVSLEAALTKDGRRDPAASLGGAES, from the coding sequence ATGACGATGGATGTGCGCACCCTCTTTGTGGCGGTTTCCGTCGCGTGCCTCGTCAACGTGATCGCCATTTCGGTGGTATGGATGGCGAACCGGAAGGTCCCCGGTGTGGGAATCTGGACGCTGGGGGCTATCTTCACCTGTCTGGGACTTCCCCTGTTCCTTTTCCAGGGTCTGCTGGAGAACCGGCTCATCACCCATGTCCTGCCGAATGTCCTCCATGGCTCCGCCATTCTTTGTTACCTCACCGGTGTCATCCAGTTCCGGGAGAAGCAGGTCCGCTGGAGATGGCTCGTCATTTCAGGGGTGATCCCACTTTCCGTGATTTTCTGGTACTTGTTCGTGGAGGACAACCAGGCGATCCGGGTGAAAGTGGCCAGCGCCTGGGCGGCGGCGGTTTATCTGGTGACGGCGGTCCTGATCTGGAGGGACCGGCGGGAAGGGATGCGTTTTTCCACCAGGATGGCCGCGCTGGGTTTCGCCATCGCGGGGGCCGGGATGGGCTACCGGATGTTCACCTGGGTGCGCCAGCCGCTCCAGTCCTGGGTTTCCGGCACATCCTGGGAGAATGCCTCGCTGGCATTGGCCGCCTTGGCGATGACCTTCCTCTGGATCTTCAGCGTCCTGTTCCTGGTGAACCAATACCACATCCGCGAGGTGGCCATGCGGAGCGAAGAGCGCCACGCGATGGAGCAGCAACTCCTGGAGGCCAGGCATGAGATCGATCGGGAAAAGGCACGGCGCGTGCGCGAGATCGTCGCAAGGGAGCTGCACGACGGGATCGGCGGGATCACAGCGACCATGGCGATGTTGGCCAGCCTGGGCCGGGTCGAGGCGGAAGGGGAGATTTCGGAGATTTTCTCGAACTTCGAGGAAATGGCCCTCAAGGGCAGCCGGGAGATCCAAGGTCTGATGACCTCCGTGGAACATGAGGTGTTCCGTTGGCCGGACTGGCTGCGTGATCTGGAAAGTTATTCCCGCAAGATCATGACGATGGCCGGCATCTCCTTCGACTGGAAGGTGGAAGGTCCGGTTCCTGACGGCATCATCCACGACGCGCAGTCCGCGGCCTCCCTGATGAAGGTGGCATTTGAAGCGGCCCACAACATGGTCCGCCACTCAGGCGCGAAGGAAGGGGGGATCCACGTCGTCTTCGGCGAGGATCACCTGTCGATGGTGATCTTTGACAACGGCCGGGGCATTTCCGTCACCAGCGGGCAGGGCCGGGGCATGGGGAACATGCGCCGGAGAATGGAGGAAATGGGCGGCAGCTTTTCCTTGCGGGCCGGGGTAGGTACCAGGGTTTCGCTGGAGGCGGCCCTCACAAAGGATGGGCGGCGGGATCCCGCCGCGTCGCTGGGTGGAGCCGAAAGCTGA
- a CDS encoding M14 family zinc carboxypeptidase, producing MPVLAVCLAATAMSAADDGSLKIDSGFPGGNIVVEGVSGDTVNLRPDLRDTKGGWFYWYFQVSGAAGRTLTFNFTRDKPVGVRGPALSTDQGVTWRWLGTEDADQKSFTYTFPEGADKIRFSFGMPYTQAHLDRFLEGFGTDPALSREVLCKSRKGRDVERLRIGRIDGEPRHRVLVTARSHACEMMMSYTVEGIIQAVLAKDGRGSWFRENVEMMVVPFVDKDGVEEGDQGKNRSPHDHNRDYDPGGLYPETQALLRTVPAWAGSRLRIALDLHCPHIRGEVNEKIYLVGHEAPAMFAKQTAFCGLLEKHRRGSLPYMVSGNVPFGTSWNTAANYKAGTSGSRWAASIPGVDVAATFELPYANARGEEVNAESSRAFGDDLASAIMEQLKGAGGSGR from the coding sequence ATGCCAGTCCTTGCTGTTTGTCTCGCAGCCACCGCGATGTCGGCGGCGGATGATGGCAGCCTGAAGATCGATTCCGGCTTCCCCGGAGGCAACATCGTCGTGGAGGGCGTATCCGGGGATACGGTGAATCTCAGGCCCGACTTGCGGGACACGAAGGGCGGTTGGTTCTACTGGTACTTCCAGGTGAGCGGGGCGGCGGGCAGGACGCTGACCTTCAACTTCACCCGGGACAAACCGGTCGGTGTCCGTGGTCCCGCCCTATCCACGGACCAAGGCGTGACCTGGCGTTGGCTCGGAACGGAAGATGCGGATCAGAAGTCCTTCACCTACACGTTCCCGGAAGGGGCGGATAAGATCCGCTTCTCCTTCGGGATGCCCTATACCCAGGCGCACCTGGATCGGTTTCTGGAGGGATTCGGAACGGATCCGGCACTGTCGAGGGAGGTGCTCTGCAAGAGCCGGAAGGGCCGGGATGTCGAGCGGCTCAGGATTGGCAGGATCGATGGGGAACCCCGCCACAGGGTGCTGGTCACCGCACGCTCGCATGCCTGTGAGATGATGATGTCCTACACGGTGGAAGGCATCATCCAGGCGGTGCTGGCCAAGGATGGGCGGGGCTCCTGGTTCCGGGAGAATGTCGAAATGATGGTGGTTCCATTCGTTGACAAGGACGGAGTGGAGGAAGGTGACCAAGGGAAGAACCGCAGCCCGCATGACCACAACAGGGACTATGATCCCGGCGGGCTTTATCCGGAAACCCAGGCCCTTTTGCGGACCGTTCCGGCTTGGGCGGGAAGCAGGCTGCGGATCGCGCTGGATCTCCACTGCCCCCACATCCGCGGGGAGGTGAATGAGAAAATCTATCTGGTGGGCCATGAAGCACCGGCGATGTTCGCGAAACAAACGGCTTTCTGCGGACTGCTGGAGAAACATCGCAGGGGCTCCCTCCCATACATGGTGTCAGGGAATGTCCCGTTCGGCACGTCCTGGAACACCGCCGCCAACTACAAAGCGGGCACCAGTGGCTCCCGTTGGGCCGCCTCCATTCCCGGAGTGGATGTGGCCGCCACCTTTGAACTTCCTTATGCGAATGCACGGGGGGAGGAGGTCAACGCGGAGAGTTCAAGGGCGTTCGGTGACGATCTGGCCTCGGCGATCATGGAGCAACTGAAAGGTGCCGGGGGAAGTGGACGGTGA